From one Flavobacterium kingsejongi genomic stretch:
- a CDS encoding thymidine kinase, with amino-acid sequence MFLENTVNHKEQFGWIEVICGSMFSGKTEELIRRLKRAKFAKQRVEIFKPAIDTRYHDEMVVSHDSNEIRSTPVPAAANIRILADGCDVIGIDEAQFFDDEIVTVCNDLANQGIRVIVAGLDMDFKGNPFGPMPALMATAEYVTKVHAVCTRTGNLAHFSFRKANNDNLVMLGETEEYEPLSRAAYFNAMKKQSEALKSSKKARDEESL; translated from the coding sequence ATGTTTCTTGAAAATACAGTAAATCATAAAGAACAGTTTGGATGGATTGAAGTCATCTGCGGATCGATGTTTTCCGGTAAAACCGAAGAACTCATCCGAAGGCTGAAAAGGGCAAAATTTGCCAAACAGCGTGTAGAGATTTTTAAGCCCGCAATAGACACGCGCTATCACGATGAGATGGTAGTGTCCCATGATTCCAATGAAATCCGGTCTACTCCTGTTCCTGCCGCCGCAAACATCCGCATTCTTGCTGATGGCTGTGACGTTATTGGTATTGATGAAGCCCAGTTTTTTGATGATGAAATTGTCACAGTTTGCAATGACCTCGCCAACCAGGGTATTCGTGTGATTGTAGCAGGCCTGGACATGGATTTTAAAGGGAATCCTTTTGGCCCTATGCCCGCACTCATGGCCACCGCAGAATATGTGACTAAAGTGCATGCCGTATGTACCCGAACCGGGAATCTCGCCCACTTTAGTTTCCGCAAAGCCAACAATGACAACCTGGTCATGCTGGGAGAAACCGAAGAATATGAACCTCTCAGCCGTGCTGCCTATTTCAATGCCATGAAAAAGCAATCGGAGGCGTTGAAAAGTAGTAAGAAAGCAAGAGATGAAGAGTCTTTGTAG
- a CDS encoding fibronectin type III domain-containing protein: MKKITLFLAFLIFFVKGYGQLTEGFEGAAFPPTDWITLHTGPATPYPWAQITTLTAGAVHSGDKAAWINRGTNTVGSTITDWLITKQVAVPTNGQLRFFTKQATAGDQGTLFQIRVSSTSQNLETDYTVIQQWTELEMNVINYNTYEERVVNFTAAYQNQNVYIAFVKVHTQVGAIQGERWFLDDVRVVEQCLTPTAGTLPAQNITANSANLSWTGTSSGWDVELLPGVNTPATGTVTHTGTTNPLPVSGLTPSTNYTYYVRGNCSGITSEWAGPFNFTTTQIPAPLNFTENFEGTPQWTLNNGTQTNKWAIGTAANNGGTHALYISTDNGTTNTYNLGTTSVVHAYRDIQMPAAVDQLGLVFDWKGMGESTYDYLRVWIIPSTFSPVTGVQLTAANSGGQQIGGNLNNSATFANATYVIPAAAYSGQIVRLVFEWRNDNSAGTQPPAVVDNISLSLITCPGPSGLAMSGLGQNGATLTWNPITSVTPTYDYYLSQTNTAPNGTTVPTGNVTPATITFTTLTPSTTYYYWVRTNCGGDNGSLWTGPISFTTTQIPGVLNYTDGFEGTNQWTLNNGTQTNKWVVGTAVNNGGTHSLYISNDNGATNTYSLNATSVVHAYRDLHMPATVNEINLTFDWKGIGEGTTFAYDYFRVWLVPSSYVPVPGTQITAGNSGGQQYGGTFNNMANFTTQNFIIPAAAYANQNVRVVFEWRNDGVGGTQPPAAIDNVSVSLVTCSAPSAITATGLSQTGNTLNWVAPASGTPTYQYYLSQTNTAPVAATTPTATAPTNTAALTGLTPSTTYYFWVRSNCGADGTSIWTGPYTFTTPQIPATLPYVDGFEGPTQWILNNGTQTNKWIVGTAVNHGGTHALYITNDNGLNNAYTLSATSVVHAYRDIQIPTGTAEVGLAFDWRAVGEGTSFPYDYIRVWIVPVTFVPTTGVQITTGNSGGLQLGGNLNNSANFLTPTYVIPTAAYAGQMMRVIFEWRNDGSGGTQPPGAIDNVNLSVITCPAPTGLLVSGTTSTSADLSWTAGGTETQWQVVVQPQGTGTPTGAGQQVNAANYTVTGLIPFTAYEYYVRAYCSATDQSYWAGPVNFRTAIANDQCSAAVTVPVNPQEVCLQSVSAAFVGATPSAEATTCGTQNSGDIWFQFVAANTTQLIELQNFAGAPLPIMLALYSGDQCGALTQMYCSANNFITASGLVVGQTYKIRAMINSASALQTTTFDICIKTPLPPAGNNPTECQINTVNNDFEFPDITSGSPYPTFMNHNIVPGWRTTASDEMMEFWNTPNYENVAAYSGTQFIELNANVVSGIYQDYETPLTTVFAYGFAHRGRQGTDTCQLQAGPPGGPYVTVATVSTGNTAWSYNTGTYTVPAGQTVTRFIFQSVSSVGGASVGNYLDAINFTANNGILSPNPLALDCSNAVAAIAAAGSGSWIAHTDNPGATTIGNPGANNTTITGFTTSGVYRYDWNTLYCSSTLEITFNGNAAGAPVVADVTYCMGQAATPVSATVTAGNTLNWYTVANGGTASAVAPTPDTSVAGTTTYYVSQTSAAGCESAIVGIVVTVQENVVPVTGFSYDAISYCSNSAVPVLTTVADFTTGGTFSAATGLALDATTGAIDLAASTPGTYDVSYTILPNLTNCHTGGQSNFELTITAATTAVTDFTYNNFVTCSNGTTPIFVAAAGFTTGGTFSVVPTGLIVDSATGAITLSGSSQGSYTITYTYGGDAANCVAGNSSDFEVTVNSVTASVTDFEYELNYCAVSANAFPDTAAGFTPGGVFSAMPSGLSINAVTGELNFSASTAGTYEIKYTITGNAAVCSVDQSSVFSLTLSPDVEIAIANDCVNNKLELTASPLNGSFDGSVVTYTWKTSQGAIVGTNSNVFNVTDYVVGTLGENYTLPLLFTVTITNGDCESTEGFTVESVFCRIPKGLSPNGDGDNDDFNLSGLGVKKLVIFNRYGREVYSFTGAYTNQWHGQSKNHDELPDGTYYYMIEKTNGTNETGWVYINK, encoded by the coding sequence ATGAAGAAAATTACTCTATTTCTTGCATTTTTAATATTTTTCGTGAAGGGCTATGGGCAGCTCACGGAGGGTTTTGAAGGTGCGGCTTTTCCACCTACAGACTGGATCACTCTCCATACCGGGCCTGCGACGCCTTACCCTTGGGCACAGATCACTACGCTTACTGCGGGTGCTGTGCATTCTGGAGATAAAGCAGCCTGGATCAACCGGGGAACGAATACCGTTGGAAGCACCATTACAGACTGGTTAATTACCAAACAGGTAGCTGTTCCGACAAATGGGCAATTGCGCTTTTTTACCAAGCAGGCCACTGCGGGAGACCAGGGAACACTATTCCAGATTCGCGTGTCTAGCACATCCCAAAACCTGGAAACTGATTATACCGTCATCCAGCAATGGACAGAATTGGAAATGAATGTCATCAATTATAACACGTATGAAGAGCGTGTGGTGAATTTTACTGCAGCCTACCAAAATCAGAATGTCTACATCGCATTTGTGAAAGTACATACGCAAGTAGGTGCAATCCAGGGAGAACGTTGGTTTCTGGACGATGTAAGGGTAGTAGAACAATGTCTTACGCCTACTGCAGGAACACTGCCGGCACAGAATATTACGGCCAATTCGGCTAATTTGAGTTGGACAGGCACTTCATCCGGATGGGATGTTGAACTGCTGCCTGGCGTGAATACACCGGCAACAGGTACAGTAACCCACACCGGTACAACTAATCCGCTTCCGGTTAGCGGGCTTACACCAAGTACGAATTATACTTATTATGTGAGGGGAAATTGCAGCGGCATCACCAGTGAATGGGCGGGGCCTTTTAATTTCACGACCACTCAGATCCCGGCTCCGTTAAATTTTACGGAGAATTTCGAAGGCACACCACAATGGACGCTGAACAACGGTACACAAACTAATAAATGGGCTATTGGTACAGCTGCGAATAATGGCGGTACCCATGCTTTATACATTTCTACAGATAATGGAACGACCAATACCTACAATTTAGGGACTACTTCTGTAGTACACGCCTATCGGGACATACAGATGCCGGCGGCAGTAGATCAGTTGGGGTTGGTTTTTGACTGGAAAGGAATGGGAGAGAGCACTTATGACTATTTACGGGTCTGGATAATACCTTCCACATTTTCACCGGTAACAGGGGTGCAGCTTACAGCAGCGAATAGTGGCGGTCAGCAAATCGGGGGGAACTTAAACAATTCCGCTACGTTTGCGAATGCCACTTATGTCATTCCTGCAGCGGCCTATTCCGGGCAAATCGTCCGGTTGGTATTCGAATGGCGCAATGATAACTCAGCGGGAACACAACCTCCGGCTGTAGTTGATAATATAAGTTTATCCCTGATCACCTGTCCGGGCCCTTCCGGGCTGGCGATGTCAGGACTGGGACAAAACGGGGCTACACTCACATGGAATCCTATAACTTCGGTAACACCTACTTATGATTACTACCTGTCACAAACGAATACGGCGCCTAACGGGACTACCGTACCTACCGGAAATGTGACACCGGCAACAATCACCTTTACTACACTGACGCCATCCACTACCTATTATTACTGGGTACGGACAAATTGTGGTGGTGATAACGGTAGCCTTTGGACGGGACCGATTAGTTTTACTACGACCCAGATCCCTGGCGTATTAAATTATACAGATGGTTTTGAAGGGACCAACCAATGGACACTCAACAACGGTACCCAAACCAATAAATGGGTAGTAGGAACTGCCGTAAATAACGGTGGAACGCATTCGCTATACATTTCCAATGATAATGGGGCAACCAATACCTATTCCCTTAATGCGACCAGTGTAGTTCATGCCTATCGTGATCTTCACATGCCGGCAACAGTGAATGAGATCAACCTGACTTTCGACTGGAAAGGTATCGGTGAAGGCACTACGTTTGCTTACGATTATTTCAGGGTATGGCTTGTGCCGTCTTCCTATGTGCCGGTTCCCGGGACCCAGATTACAGCGGGAAATAGCGGCGGACAGCAATATGGCGGTACTTTTAATAATATGGCCAACTTTACCACTCAGAACTTTATCATTCCGGCAGCAGCCTATGCGAACCAGAATGTCCGGGTGGTTTTCGAATGGCGTAATGATGGTGTTGGCGGTACTCAGCCACCGGCAGCAATTGATAATGTATCGGTTTCACTGGTTACCTGTTCTGCGCCTTCAGCGATTACAGCTACCGGATTATCACAAACGGGCAATACGCTGAATTGGGTGGCACCGGCTTCCGGAACGCCAACCTACCAGTATTACCTGTCACAGACCAATACGGCACCAGTTGCAGCAACTACGCCAACCGCAACTGCTCCAACCAATACTGCAGCCTTAACAGGATTAACGCCATCCACGACCTATTATTTTTGGGTTCGAAGTAATTGTGGGGCAGACGGCACCAGCATCTGGACCGGGCCATACACTTTTACCACACCACAAATACCGGCAACATTGCCGTATGTGGACGGTTTTGAAGGACCTACGCAATGGATTCTAAACAATGGCACGCAAACCAATAAATGGATTGTGGGAACTGCCGTGAATCATGGTGGTACACATGCTTTATATATTACAAATGATAATGGGTTAAATAATGCCTACACATTATCAGCAACTTCAGTAGTACATGCTTACAGGGATATTCAGATCCCAACAGGTACCGCTGAGGTAGGGCTTGCCTTTGACTGGAGAGCTGTCGGAGAAGGAACATCATTTCCTTATGATTATATCCGGGTTTGGATCGTACCGGTAACATTTGTACCCACTACAGGGGTTCAGATCACAACAGGGAATAGCGGTGGTTTGCAATTGGGTGGAAACCTGAATAATTCTGCCAACTTTTTGACGCCAACGTATGTAATTCCGACTGCAGCTTATGCAGGACAGATGATGCGTGTAATTTTCGAGTGGCGTAATGACGGTAGTGGTGGAACACAGCCACCGGGAGCGATTGACAATGTGAATCTTTCCGTAATCACCTGTCCGGCACCAACAGGATTATTGGTAAGTGGAACGACATCTACTTCAGCCGATTTATCCTGGACTGCCGGGGGTACAGAAACCCAATGGCAGGTTGTGGTACAGCCTCAGGGAACGGGAACGCCAACTGGCGCAGGTCAGCAGGTTAATGCTGCCAATTACACGGTAACAGGTCTAATCCCATTTACGGCTTACGAATATTATGTACGTGCCTATTGTTCGGCTACCGACCAGAGTTACTGGGCAGGGCCGGTGAACTTTAGGACAGCGATTGCCAATGACCAGTGTAGTGCAGCAGTAACTGTTCCGGTGAACCCACAGGAAGTATGTTTGCAATCTGTTTCAGCCGCCTTTGTAGGAGCTACGCCTTCTGCAGAAGCCACCACTTGTGGGACACAAAATTCAGGGGATATCTGGTTCCAGTTTGTAGCTGCGAATACAACACAGTTGATAGAACTTCAGAATTTTGCAGGAGCACCATTGCCAATTATGCTGGCTTTATACAGCGGAGACCAATGTGGAGCGCTGACACAGATGTATTGCAGTGCCAATAACTTCATCACCGCAAGTGGATTGGTTGTAGGGCAAACCTATAAAATCAGGGCGATGATCAATTCCGCTTCTGCATTACAGACCACAACGTTTGATATCTGTATTAAAACGCCATTACCTCCGGCAGGGAATAACCCAACAGAGTGCCAGATTAATACGGTGAATAATGACTTTGAGTTCCCGGATATTACGTCAGGATCTCCTTATCCTACTTTTATGAACCATAATATCGTTCCGGGATGGAGAACAACAGCTTCCGATGAAATGATGGAATTCTGGAATACACCAAATTATGAAAACGTAGCGGCCTATTCAGGAACCCAGTTCATTGAATTGAATGCGAATGTAGTTTCTGGAATTTACCAGGATTATGAAACGCCTTTAACAACCGTATTTGCTTATGGATTCGCACACCGTGGACGTCAGGGTACCGATACCTGTCAATTGCAGGCAGGGCCTCCGGGAGGGCCTTATGTGACCGTAGCAACCGTGAGTACAGGAAATACAGCCTGGAGCTACAATACAGGAACTTATACTGTACCGGCAGGACAAACTGTTACGCGGTTTATCTTCCAGTCCGTTTCGAGTGTAGGAGGTGCCAGTGTAGGAAATTACCTGGATGCGATCAACTTTACCGCTAATAACGGAATCCTGTCTCCGAATCCTTTAGCGTTGGATTGTTCCAATGCCGTAGCAGCAATTGCAGCTGCCGGATCCGGATCATGGATTGCACATACCGATAACCCGGGAGCGACCACTATTGGTAACCCAGGGGCAAATAATACCACAATTACAGGTTTCACTACCAGTGGGGTTTACCGTTATGACTGGAACACTTTATATTGTTCCAGCACATTGGAAATAACATTCAATGGTAATGCAGCCGGTGCACCTGTGGTAGCCGATGTAACTTATTGTATGGGACAGGCAGCAACACCTGTATCAGCTACGGTAACCGCCGGGAATACTTTAAATTGGTATACTGTTGCGAATGGAGGAACTGCCAGTGCAGTAGCACCAACTCCGGATACCAGTGTAGCAGGAACAACAACCTATTATGTGAGCCAGACTTCGGCTGCAGGTTGCGAAAGCGCTATCGTGGGAATCGTGGTAACCGTACAGGAAAATGTCGTACCGGTAACCGGATTCAGCTATGATGCCATAAGCTATTGCTCGAACTCAGCAGTACCAGTATTAACGACTGTGGCTGATTTTACAACTGGGGGAACCTTTAGTGCAGCAACAGGATTGGCACTGGATGCTACTACAGGGGCAATTGACCTTGCTGCCAGTACACCGGGGACGTATGATGTTAGTTATACTATCCTTCCGAATCTTACCAATTGCCATACGGGCGGACAAAGTAACTTTGAGCTAACAATTACTGCAGCTACAACAGCAGTTACGGACTTCACTTATAACAATTTCGTAACATGTAGTAATGGAACAACTCCTATTTTTGTCGCGGCCGCAGGCTTCACCACCGGCGGTACGTTTAGTGTTGTACCAACAGGTCTTATCGTAGATAGTGCTACAGGTGCGATCACCTTATCGGGCAGTAGCCAGGGCAGTTATACCATCACATATACGTATGGAGGTGATGCGGCGAATTGTGTTGCTGGTAACAGCAGTGATTTTGAAGTAACGGTTAATTCGGTTACGGCTTCGGTTACGGATTTTGAATACGAGCTAAACTATTGTGCAGTTTCTGCCAATGCATTCCCGGACACGGCAGCAGGGTTTACTCCAGGTGGAGTATTCAGTGCCATGCCATCAGGATTGAGCATTAATGCAGTAACGGGAGAGCTTAACTTCTCCGCCAGTACAGCAGGTACGTATGAGATAAAATATACAATCACTGGCAATGCTGCTGTATGTAGTGTAGACCAGAGTAGTGTATTCAGCCTGACGCTTTCACCGGATGTTGAAATTGCCATTGCGAATGACTGTGTAAACAACAAGCTGGAGTTAACGGCCAGTCCATTGAATGGCTCATTTGATGGCTCGGTAGTTACGTATACGTGGAAAACCTCCCAGGGTGCAATTGTAGGAACGAACAGTAATGTGTTTAATGTTACGGATTATGTAGTTGGGACTTTGGGCGAGAATTATACATTGCCTTTATTGTTTACGGTAACAATTACCAATGGCGATTGTGAGAGCACTGAAGGATTTACTGTGGAGAGTGTTTTCTGCAGGATTCCAAAAGGTTTGTCTCCCAATGGTGATGGTGATAATGATGACTTTAACCTAAGTGGATTAGGGGTTAAGAAACTGGTAATTTTCAATCGCTACGGACGTGAGGTTTATAGCTTTACGGGTGCTTATACGAACCAGTGGCATGGCCAGTCAAAAAATCATGATGAGTTGCCAGATGGTACGTACTATTATATGATAGAGAAAACCAACGGTACGAACGAAACAGGATGGGTTTATATTAATAAATAG
- a CDS encoding helix-turn-helix domain-containing protein encodes MKEKITIFLLMIAPVLIAQQKWQGVIPDSLLKFSFATLEQRINSAELDLKKKEFYTEIYYRKAIIKDNPVDLANALYLKALISQDKSNTLQYADAIIALTKDSNDFNFPAKGYILKGNFFLINLRLQEALGNIFIAKQYSEKSGNLEQKLLINRYIGLVKIELGKPEEALPLFEESHRFFKSKPEMKLDLIFVEWVMSDIYIRLGKIDTALFYIDKALRDLERSNPYYRYFEMYKGICCHLKKDFAQSNLFLNKSIPLIKEVDDPLNLAVCYYYKGENIMKGDVNPANAKDYYEKADSILIMTKKYSRDLRDNYIRLIEISRDENDDKRQLYYLNRLIEIDSYFNKNKVFLSESINKNYDTPKLFAEKEKLINKINQEKKIILGFGGVLGIAFGFAVFYLIKVRREKFLFEERFNKLMQVPLYEIESAEEEPMENLILIKDDKAKPIAVPKEIVREILKKLTQFENEKGYLKPNIKQTDFARELDTNSSYLSKVINHYKGKNFSQYINDLRIDFAIKRLMVDKKFRKYTIKAISEDVGFTNTESFGRAFYTKTGLQPSYFIKKLEENNNR; translated from the coding sequence ATGAAAGAAAAAATTACAATTTTTTTATTAATGATTGCCCCAGTTTTAATTGCACAACAAAAATGGCAAGGAGTTATTCCTGATTCTTTGCTGAAATTTAGCTTTGCCACTTTAGAACAACGGATCAATAGTGCTGAATTGGACTTAAAAAAGAAGGAATTTTACACAGAAATTTATTATAGGAAAGCAATAATCAAAGATAATCCCGTTGATTTAGCTAATGCCTTATATTTAAAGGCATTAATTTCGCAGGATAAATCGAATACATTGCAGTATGCTGATGCTATTATAGCGCTTACAAAGGACAGCAATGATTTTAATTTTCCGGCTAAAGGCTATATTCTAAAAGGCAATTTTTTTCTTATAAATCTTAGATTACAAGAAGCTTTGGGAAATATTTTTATAGCAAAACAATATTCTGAAAAATCGGGTAATTTAGAACAGAAATTACTTATTAATAGATATATAGGGCTGGTTAAGATTGAGTTGGGCAAGCCAGAAGAAGCTTTGCCATTATTTGAGGAAAGCCATCGTTTTTTTAAATCAAAACCCGAAATGAAATTGGATTTGATTTTTGTAGAATGGGTAATGTCTGATATTTATATTCGTTTAGGTAAAATAGATACTGCTTTGTTCTATATAGATAAGGCCTTACGGGATTTAGAAAGGAGCAATCCGTATTATCGGTATTTTGAAATGTATAAAGGCATATGTTGCCATCTTAAGAAAGATTTTGCCCAAAGTAATTTATTTTTGAATAAATCAATTCCTTTAATTAAAGAGGTTGATGATCCATTGAATTTAGCCGTCTGTTATTATTATAAAGGGGAAAATATAATGAAAGGAGATGTAAATCCAGCTAACGCAAAAGATTATTATGAGAAGGCAGATTCGATATTGATTATGACGAAGAAATATTCCCGTGATTTAAGGGATAATTATATTCGGTTAATTGAAATCAGCCGTGATGAAAATGATGATAAAAGGCAATTGTATTATTTAAATAGGCTGATTGAGATCGATAGTTATTTTAATAAAAATAAAGTATTCTTATCAGAGAGCATCAATAAAAATTATGATACACCAAAGCTTTTTGCTGAAAAAGAAAAACTGATTAACAAAATCAATCAGGAGAAAAAAATTATTTTAGGTTTTGGAGGGGTATTGGGTATCGCATTTGGGTTTGCTGTATTTTATTTGATAAAAGTCAGAAGGGAAAAATTTCTCTTTGAAGAGCGCTTCAATAAATTAATGCAAGTTCCTTTGTATGAAATAGAAAGTGCAGAGGAAGAACCAATGGAGAATTTAATTTTAATAAAAGATGATAAAGCAAAACCCATTGCAGTTCCCAAGGAGATTGTAAGAGAAATTTTAAAAAAGCTAACACAATTTGAAAACGAAAAAGGCTATTTAAAACCTAATATTAAGCAAACTGATTTTGCCCGTGAACTTGATACAAACAGTAGTTATTTATCAAAGGTGATTAATCATTACAAGGGTAAAAATTTCAGCCAATATATCAATGATTTGAGAATTGATTTTGCCATTAAAAGATTAATGGTAGATAAAAAATTCAGGAAATATACCATTAAGGCAATATCAGAAGATGTTGGTTTTACAAATACAGAATCATTTGGAAGAGCTTTTTACACTAAAACAGGATTACAACCTTCGTATTTTATAAAAAAATTGGAAGAAAATAATAATAGGTAG
- the recJ gene encoding single-stranded-DNA-specific exonuclease RecJ, whose protein sequence is MRWKQKPEPCPETVQHLMETLGVDAVIAGLLVQREIKTFEEAKKFFRPSLDDLHDPYLMKDMDKAVARIEKAIAAGERIMVFGDYDVDGTTAVSLVSSYLKTYYPDITTYIPDRYDEGYGVSFKGIDYADDNGISLIIALDCGIKSIEHVNYAKARNIDFIIGDHHRPGDELPDAAAVLDPKREDCHYPYDELCGCGIGFKLIQALGQNRGQGIEDLISYLDLAATAIAADIVPMTGENRIMAHFGLKVINDNPRPGIKALVHLLKKDTLDITDVVFIIAPRINAAGRIKHGNHAVELLTEFNFDQAQQFAAEIENYNSERKGLDKQITIEALLQIETNNEKERFSSVVYQEDWHKGVIGIVASRLTETYYRPTLVFTKSGEKYAASARSVKDFDVYNALEACSDYIVQFGGHKYAAGLTLLPEQYDGFKAKFEAVVADTIPEELRIPEISIDAQIELDAITPKFIRILNQFAPFGPLNMAPVFHTKNLYDTGYGKTMGEKDAHIRLYLKQQQQATPDGFAAIGFNLGAKIAQVKDRALFEGIYCIEENHFNNTTTLQLRLKDIR, encoded by the coding sequence ATGCGTTGGAAACAAAAACCGGAACCTTGTCCTGAAACCGTACAGCACCTTATGGAGACTCTTGGGGTCGATGCCGTGATAGCAGGATTATTGGTGCAGCGGGAAATAAAAACATTTGAAGAAGCCAAGAAGTTCTTCCGCCCTTCCCTGGACGACCTGCACGATCCTTACCTGATGAAGGATATGGATAAAGCGGTGGCGCGTATTGAAAAAGCAATAGCAGCAGGGGAGCGAATTATGGTTTTTGGCGATTATGACGTAGACGGCACTACTGCAGTGTCCTTAGTATCGTCCTATCTCAAGACCTATTATCCGGACATTACTACTTATATTCCAGACCGCTATGACGAAGGTTATGGGGTGTCGTTCAAAGGCATTGATTATGCCGATGATAATGGTATCTCCCTGATCATTGCGCTGGATTGCGGGATAAAGTCCATCGAGCATGTGAATTATGCCAAAGCCCGAAATATCGATTTTATTATAGGAGACCACCACCGCCCCGGTGATGAACTCCCGGATGCTGCCGCTGTGCTGGATCCGAAACGGGAAGATTGTCACTATCCTTACGATGAACTGTGTGGCTGTGGAATAGGATTTAAGTTGATCCAGGCACTGGGACAAAACCGGGGACAGGGAATCGAAGATTTGATTTCGTACCTGGATTTGGCCGCTACTGCTATAGCCGCCGATATAGTACCCATGACCGGGGAAAACCGGATTATGGCACATTTTGGATTAAAAGTCATCAATGATAATCCGCGTCCGGGCATTAAAGCCCTGGTGCATTTACTGAAAAAAGATACACTCGATATTACCGATGTTGTTTTTATCATCGCTCCCCGGATCAATGCAGCGGGACGGATTAAACACGGCAATCATGCGGTGGAATTACTGACCGAGTTTAATTTTGACCAGGCACAGCAATTTGCCGCAGAAATAGAAAATTACAACTCCGAACGCAAAGGGCTCGACAAGCAAATTACGATCGAAGCCTTATTGCAGATTGAAACCAATAATGAAAAAGAGCGCTTTTCGTCTGTAGTATACCAGGAGGATTGGCACAAAGGCGTAATTGGGATTGTGGCCTCCCGCCTCACCGAAACCTACTACCGGCCTACGCTCGTCTTTACCAAAAGCGGAGAGAAGTATGCCGCTTCGGCACGTTCCGTTAAAGATTTTGATGTATACAATGCATTGGAGGCCTGTTCCGACTACATCGTGCAGTTTGGCGGACATAAATATGCTGCTGGCCTGACCTTGCTTCCGGAACAATATGACGGTTTTAAAGCCAAATTTGAAGCGGTGGTTGCCGATACCATCCCGGAGGAATTGCGGATCCCTGAAATCAGTATTGATGCCCAAATAGAGCTGGATGCCATTACGCCCAAATTTATCCGGATCCTGAATCAGTTCGCTCCCTTTGGGCCTTTGAATATGGCTCCGGTTTTCCATACTAAAAATCTGTATGATACCGGTTATGGTAAAACAATGGGCGAAAAGGATGCACACATCCGTTTGTACCTCAAACAACAGCAGCAGGCGACCCCTGATGGATTTGCTGCAATAGGTTTTAACCTGGGCGCTAAGATAGCACAGGTCAAAGACCGGGCGCTGTTTGAAGGGATTTACTGTATCGAGGAAAACCACTTTAATAATACGACCACATTACAGCTTCGGCTAAAAGACATCCGGTAA
- the rsmI gene encoding 16S rRNA (cytidine(1402)-2'-O)-methyltransferase: MSKLYIVPTPIGNLEDMTLRAIRVLKEVDLILAEDTRNSGKLLKHFEIGTHMQSHHMHNEHKTVEHLISRLKSGETIALISDAGTPAISDPGFLLTRACVEHKIDVECLPGATAFVPALVNSGLPNDKFVFEGFLPDKKGRQTRYLALAEENRTMILYVSPHKLVKTLTEFITYFGEDRPVSVSRELSKMHEENVRGTVKEVLEHFEKNAPRGEIVVVVGGKNDKPSKKEGKEEKD; this comes from the coding sequence ATGTCTAAATTATATATTGTTCCTACACCCATTGGGAACCTTGAAGATATGACGCTCCGTGCGATCCGGGTATTAAAGGAAGTAGACCTGATATTGGCAGAAGATACCCGCAATAGCGGAAAGTTGCTCAAACATTTTGAAATTGGTACCCACATGCAGAGCCACCACATGCATAATGAGCATAAGACGGTGGAACATCTTATTTCGCGATTGAAATCGGGAGAGACCATTGCATTGATTTCCGATGCCGGTACGCCCGCCATCTCCGATCCCGGATTTTTATTAACCCGCGCTTGTGTAGAGCATAAAATTGATGTGGAATGCCTGCCGGGCGCCACCGCTTTTGTACCAGCATTGGTGAACAGCGGACTGCCAAACGATAAATTTGTCTTCGAAGGATTCCTACCGGACAAGAAAGGAAGACAGACCCGTTACCTGGCGCTGGCGGAAGAAAACCGAACCATGATCCTGTATGTATCGCCTCATAAACTGGTCAAAACACTAACAGAATTTATTACCTACTTTGGAGAAGACCGACCGGTTTCCGTCTCCCGTGAATTGTCTAAAATGCATGAGGAAAATGTAAGGGGCACTGTAAAGGAAGTATTGGAACATTTTGAAAAGAATGCACCCCGGGGCGAAATTGTTGTGGTCGTTGGGGGTAAAAATGATAAGCCCAGTAAAAAAGAAGGAAAAGAAGAAAAGGATTAA